Within the Planctomycetota bacterium genome, the region GTTGACGTTGTCGGTCAGGTCCTTCCAGACGCCGGCCACGCCCTGGACTTCCGCCTGTCCGCCGAGCTTGCCTTCGGTGCCCACCTCGCGGGCCACGCGCGTCACCTCCGAGGCGAAGGCGCGGAGCTGGTCCACCATCGTGTTGATGGTCTTGGCCATCTGGAGGAAGGCTCCCTTCACGGGGCGCCCTTCGATCTCCATGGGCATGGTCTGGGAAAGGTTGCCCTGGGCCACCGCGCCGATGACGCGGGCCACCTCGATCGTGGGCTGCAGCAGGTCGCCGATCAGGGCGTTAAGCGCCTGAACCTTGACGGCCCAGCGTCCGCGCAGTCCCTCGATGGAGGCGCGCTCCGAGTGCTTGCCCTCCTTGCCGACGGCCCGGGAGACCCGCACGAATTCCCGGGTGATCCGGTCGTTGGCGTCGATGATGCGGTTGAGGGAGCGGGCCAGCTTCGGGTCGGGGCCGTCTTCGGGCGCCCGCACGGAAAAATCCCCCCGGGCGGCGGCCGCCGCGACTTCCTCAAGAGCGGCCTTCTCGCGCCGGAAGGCCTCCCGCTCCTTTCGCGCGGCCTCGACTTCATCGAACGCCTGCTCCAGGATGGTGTTCAAGACCTCGGCAAGTTCTTCCGGAACCCCGGAGTCTTTTCCGACGCGGAAGCGGGGCCGGCGGTGCCCGTCGCGCGCGTGCTTGAGCTGCTGGAGGACGCGCCGGGCCTCCACAAGGGTGGGGCTGGAGCCGTTCGTCGCCATACGGCGTCCCTCGATGTGAAAGAGCCCGCGGACATGCGCCCAAGGGGCGGGAGGGGCTCGGTCCCGGCCCCGAGAGGGAGAAAGGTCACCTCCAAACGGCGGAACGCGGCTGGACGTTCGGCTTTTTCGTCGATCGCAAGATCAAGGTCAAGGAATTTTTGCCTTTTACACGAAAAAAGGCTCATCCCCGCACCGGGATCGGTCGGCCGCGCTCGTCCACCGCCACGTAGACCACTTCCGCTTCCGTGACCACGGCCCGACGCGAGGGATCCTCCGACCGTTGGGCTTCCACCTGCACGCGGACGGTGACGGACGTCGTTCCGACCTTCACGGTTTCCGTGTAGAAGGAGACGATGTCCCCCACGTAAACCGGCTCGCGGAAGACCACCTCCCGCATGCACACGGTCACAAAGCGCTTGTTGGCGTGTTTGCGGGCTTCCACCACCCCGGCCAGGTCCAGGTGCGAAAGAATGACCCCACCGAAAACGGAACCCTGGGCGTTCGTGTCTTTGGGAAGAAGAATCACGCGGATGGCGGGGTCCCTCATCAGGAGGAGCCTAGCATATCGAATCTCTTGTTGTCGAGATTCAGCCGGGTTAGAATTGCTGAACTCACCGATGTCCGCGAGCACGACGTCCCGGATCCTCGAGGCGGTCGACGCCCGGTCGCGACACGTCGTCCAGCGCCTCCAGAAGCTTCTGGAGATCGGGACGCTCCTTTCGGCGGAGCGGGACCTGCTGCGCCTTCTGGGGCTCATCCTGCGGGAAAGCCGGCTTTTGACCTCGGCGGACGCGGGGGCGATCTTCGTGCGGGAGGACGAGATCCGCCTGGTGCCCGACGCGACCGGTCGCGACCGTACCCACACGGTGACCCCGTACCTCTCCCTCAAGGTGGCCCAGAACGATTCGATTCACTTTCCCTTCAAGGAAATGAAGCTTCCCTTTGACGGGAAGACGCTTTCCGGCCACGTGGCCTTGACGGGGGAGATCCTGAACCTTCCGGACGTCTACCGGATTCCGAAGGACGC harbors:
- a CDS encoding hotdog domain-containing protein, which encodes MRDPAIRVILLPKDTNAQGSVFGGVILSHLDLAGVVEARKHANKRFVTVCMREVVFREPVYVGDIVSFYTETVKVGTTSVTVRVQVEAQRSEDPSRRAVVTEAEVVYVAVDERGRPIPVRG